A single window of Pseudomonadota bacterium DNA harbors:
- a CDS encoding CinA family protein, whose translation MITLSRQAADVAEVLKARKESIAVAESSTGGLISANLLAVPGASAYYMGGSVIYTMRARRELLGIDKATLDQQQPLTENYVTLCAQRIRERLKATWGIAELGATGPAGTPYGHPPGICVLAVVGPVTVTRRLETGSPDREGNMQVFTRAALELLQEALDQCQ comes from the coding sequence ATGATCACGTTATCCAGACAGGCGGCCGATGTGGCCGAGGTATTGAAGGCACGCAAGGAAAGCATCGCGGTCGCGGAGTCGTCCACCGGCGGTCTCATTTCCGCCAACCTGCTCGCGGTGCCGGGCGCCTCGGCCTATTACATGGGCGGCAGCGTCATCTACACCATGCGCGCGCGGCGCGAGCTGCTCGGCATCGACAAGGCCACGCTCGATCAGCAACAACCCTTGACCGAAAACTACGTGACGCTGTGCGCCCAGCGCATACGCGAGCGTCTCAAGGCGACCTGGGGCATCGCCGAACTCGGCGCCACCGGCCCTGCCGGCACGCCCTATGGCCATCCGCCGGGCATCTGCGTGCTGGCGGTGGTCGGCCCGGTGACGGTCACCCGTCGTCTCGAGACCGGCAGCCCGGATCGCGAAGGCAACATGCAGGTCTTCACGCGCGCCGCGCTGGAACTGCTGCAGGAAGCGCTGGACCAGTGCCAGTGA